From the Camelus dromedarius isolate mCamDro1 chromosome 36, mCamDro1.pat, whole genome shotgun sequence genome, one window contains:
- the LOC105101953 gene encoding L-threonine 3-dehydrogenase, mitochondrial produces the protein MPVVRMLREVAGRMLQGPACGCRTPALPCRFLGTSPRQIPADANFHSTSFSEADPPRVLITGGLGQLGVGLASFLRKRFGKDNVILSDIRKPPEHVFLSGPFIYSDILDYKNLRETVVNNRVTWLFHYSALLSAVGEANVSLARAVNITGLHNVLDVAAEHGLRLFVPSTIGAFGPTSPRNPAPDLCIQRPRTIYGVSKVHAELMGEYYYYRYGLDFRCLRYPGIISADSQPGGGTTDYAVQIFHSAVKNGRFECNLEPGTRLPMMYIDDCLRATLEVMEAPAESLSMRTYNINAMSFTPAELAQEVLKHIPEFQITYNVDSVRQAIADSWPMNFDDSNARKDWGWKHDFDLPELVTTMLNFHGSESRIAQAN, from the exons ATGCCGGTGGTCAGGATGCTGCGGGAGGTTGCCGGCCGGATGCTGCAGGGCCCGGCCTGTGGCTGCCGGACGCCCGCCCTGCCCTGCCGGTTTCTGGGCACCTCCCCTCGGCAGATTCCAGCGGATGCCAACTTCCACTCCACCTCGTTCTCTGAAGCAGACCCGCCACGTGTCTTAATTACAg GGGGTCTTGGCCAGCTTGGAGTGGGGCTTGCTAGCTTTTTGAG GAAGCGATTTGGGAAGGACAACGTGATTCTGTCCGACATTCGGAAGCCGCCCGAGCACGTCTTCCTTAGCG GCCCGTTTATTTATTCCGACATCCTGGATTACAAGAACCTTCGGGAGACCGTGGTGAACAACCGCGTCACTTGGCTGTTTCACTACAGTGCTCTGCTCAGCGCAGTGGGGGAAGCAAACGTGTCCCTGGCAAGAGCCGTGAACATCACTG GGCTGCACAATGTTCTGGATGTTGCGGCGGAACACGGCCTGCGGTTGTTTGTGCCAAGCACCATTGGGGCTTTCGGACCGACTTCTCCGCGGAACCCAGCCCCCGATCTCTGTATTCAGAGACCCAGGACTATCTACGGGGTGTCCAAGGTCCACGCGGAGCTCATGGGGGAG TATTATTACTACCGGTATGGGTTAGATTTCCGCTGCCTGAGATACCCTGGGATCATTTCTGCTGACTCTCAGCCTGGAGGAGGAACAACTG ACTATGCGGTGCAGATTTTCCACAGCGCTGTCAAGAACGGCAGGTTTGAGTGCAACCTGGAACCCGGCACGCGGCTCCCGATGATGTACATTGATGACTGTCTCCGGGCCACCCTGGAGGTCATGGAGGCCCCGGCCGAGTCCCTCTCCATGCGGACCTACAACATCAATGCCATGAGCTTCACCCCCGCGGAGCTGGCCCAGGAGGTCCTCAAGCACATCCCGGAATTCCAGATCACGTACAACGTGGACTCTGTCCGCCAGGCCATAG CGGATAGTTGGCCGATGAACTTTGATGACAGCAACGCTCGGAAGGACTGGGGGTGGAAACACGATTTTGACCTCCCGGAGCTGGTGACGACCATGTTGAATTTCCATGGTTCCGAGAGCAGAATTGCACAAGCCAACTGA